In Hymenobacter gelipurpurascens, one DNA window encodes the following:
- a CDS encoding pectinesterase family protein has product MKKLFAWLVLSWLLIGHALAYDFVVAQDGSGNYKTVQEAFNAVPDFRKKVTTIFIKKGTYKEKLILAGSKNLVKLIGEDLKNTILTYDDYNQKKNIFGEDKGTSGSSSIYIYGSDFAAENITFQNSSGPVGQAVAVWVAGDKARFKNCRFLGFQDTLYTYGYGSRQYYQDCYIEGTVDFIFGSSTAWFEGCTIFCKKGGGYVTAASTPDSTRYGYVFRNCKIIGDAPAGSFVLGRPWRPYAKTVFLQCELGEQIKPEGWDHWEKESNKQTARYAEYQNRGKGFQPKQRVPWSRQLTAQQAQEYTLENVFRNWNPAQP; this is encoded by the coding sequence ATGAAAAAACTATTCGCGTGGCTGGTGCTGAGCTGGCTGCTGATCGGCCACGCCCTGGCCTACGATTTCGTGGTAGCGCAGGATGGCAGCGGCAACTACAAAACGGTGCAGGAAGCCTTCAATGCCGTGCCCGATTTTCGCAAGAAAGTCACCACTATTTTCATCAAGAAAGGCACCTACAAGGAAAAGCTGATTCTGGCCGGTTCCAAGAACCTGGTGAAGCTGATAGGGGAGGACCTGAAAAACACTATCCTCACCTACGACGACTATAACCAGAAGAAGAACATCTTCGGCGAAGACAAGGGCACCTCAGGCTCCTCCAGCATTTACATCTACGGCAGTGATTTTGCGGCCGAAAACATTACGTTTCAGAACTCCTCCGGGCCCGTAGGCCAGGCGGTGGCCGTGTGGGTGGCCGGCGACAAAGCCCGCTTTAAAAACTGCCGCTTCCTGGGCTTCCAGGATACACTTTATACCTACGGCTACGGCAGCCGCCAGTACTACCAGGACTGCTACATCGAGGGCACTGTTGATTTTATTTTCGGCTCCAGCACGGCTTGGTTTGAAGGCTGCACCATCTTCTGCAAAAAGGGCGGCGGCTACGTGACGGCCGCCTCTACGCCCGACAGCACCCGTTACGGTTATGTTTTCCGGAACTGCAAAATCATAGGTGATGCTCCGGCCGGCAGCTTCGTGTTGGGCCGGCCCTGGCGACCCTACGCCAAAACCGTGTTTTTGCAGTGTGAGCTAGGCGAGCAAATCAAGCCCGAAGGCTGGGACCATTGGGAGAAGGAGAGCAACAAGCAAACCGCCCGTTACGCCGAGTATCAGAACCGGGGTAAAGGATTTCAGCCCAAACAGCGCGTGCCGTGGTCAAGGCAACTCACCGCCCAGCAAGCCCAGGAATACACGTTGGAAAACGTCTTCCGAAACTGGAATCCTGCTCAGCCCTAG
- a CDS encoding SDR family NAD(P)-dependent oxidoreductase, whose amino-acid sequence MTNTSGFDLTGKVALVTGCNRGIGQAMAIGLAEAGADIIGVSSSLALSGSETEQQVHALGRQFHAYQADFSQRAAVDAFLGQVQQDFPRIDILINNAGTIKRAPAAEHEDALWDEVLAINLDAPFRIARAIGGQMLQHGSGKIIFTASLLTFQGGINVPGYAASKGAIGSLVKALANEWAGRGVNVNAIAPGYIATDNTEALRNDPNRSQSILGRIPAGRWGIPDDFKGPTVFLASAAADYVHGTILTVDGGWMGR is encoded by the coding sequence ATGACGAATACTTCCGGGTTTGATCTGACAGGAAAAGTAGCGCTGGTTACCGGCTGCAACCGCGGCATTGGCCAGGCCATGGCAATTGGCCTAGCAGAAGCCGGCGCCGACATCATTGGTGTATCCTCTTCCCTGGCCCTGAGCGGCAGCGAAACCGAACAACAGGTGCACGCGCTAGGCCGTCAGTTTCATGCTTACCAGGCCGATTTCAGCCAGCGGGCCGCTGTTGACGCCTTTCTAGGCCAGGTGCAGCAGGACTTCCCGCGCATTGATATTCTGATTAATAACGCCGGCACCATCAAGCGGGCTCCGGCCGCCGAGCACGAAGACGCCCTTTGGGATGAAGTGCTGGCCATCAATCTGGATGCTCCCTTCCGCATTGCGCGCGCCATTGGTGGCCAGATGCTGCAGCATGGCTCGGGTAAGATAATCTTCACGGCCTCGCTGCTCACGTTCCAGGGCGGCATCAATGTGCCCGGTTATGCTGCCAGCAAAGGCGCCATCGGGAGTCTTGTAAAGGCCCTAGCCAACGAATGGGCCGGCCGTGGCGTGAATGTGAATGCCATAGCGCCAGGCTACATTGCCACCGATAATACCGAAGCGCTGCGCAACGACCCCAACCGCTCCCAAAGCATCCTTGGCCGCATCCCAGCCGGCCGCTGGGGCATCCCCGACGACTTCAAAGGCCCCACCGTATTCCTGGCTTCTGCCGCCGCCGATTACGTGCACGGCACCATACTAACCGTTGATGGCGGCTGGATGGGCCGCTAA
- a CDS encoding glycoside hydrolase family 43 protein — protein sequence MLRFSLLLLLVLTGLQPLPLAAQSSISKVWVPDLGNGMYKNPVLYADYSDPDVVRVGNDYYLTSSSFNAVPGLQVLHSRDLVNWTIIGAVFTQQPPAARYAVPQHGNGVWAPAIRYHNKQFYIYYPDPDLGIFVTTAKDPAGPWSEPVCIKEAKGWIDPCPLWDEDGQAYLVHGFAGSRAGFKSVLTVSRMRPDGLGLFGDEVLVFDGHDKHPTIEGPKFYRRHGYYYIFAPGGGVATGWQVVLRSKNVFGPYEDRVVMDQGKTPINGPHQGAWVDTPDGKQDWFLHFQDQGPYGRVVHLQPMAWKNDWPVVGEDPDGDGKGQPVLTHLKPAVPGKPQPLATPSTSDEFSTNALGLQWQWHANPQVGWSFLNGNEGFLRLYSVPLPEGYKNLWQVPNLLLQKLPADRFTATTKVSFTPRFEGEKTGLVMMGLDYAYLSLISQGGKVLLGQSVCRNADKQGVETSSAVVEVPAKQPVYLRVQVLPGANCQFSYSLDGEKFQPLGPEFTAREGKWIGAKVGLFCTRASQTNDAGAADFDWFRIE from the coding sequence ATGCTTCGTTTCTCCCTACTGCTACTCTTGGTGTTGACTGGCCTACAGCCGCTTCCGCTGGCGGCTCAATCATCAATTTCAAAGGTGTGGGTTCCTGACCTGGGCAACGGGATGTACAAGAACCCGGTGCTCTACGCCGATTACTCGGACCCCGATGTGGTGCGGGTAGGCAACGATTACTACCTCACTTCGTCGAGTTTCAATGCCGTACCTGGCCTACAGGTGTTGCACTCCCGGGATTTAGTCAACTGGACGATAATCGGGGCGGTGTTTACGCAGCAGCCTCCTGCGGCGCGCTACGCAGTGCCGCAGCACGGCAACGGCGTGTGGGCACCCGCTATCCGCTACCACAACAAGCAGTTCTATATCTACTATCCCGACCCAGACTTGGGCATCTTCGTGACGACAGCGAAGGACCCGGCGGGGCCATGGTCGGAGCCTGTGTGTATCAAAGAGGCCAAAGGCTGGATTGACCCCTGCCCGCTCTGGGATGAAGACGGGCAGGCTTACCTGGTGCACGGGTTTGCGGGCTCCCGGGCTGGCTTCAAAAGTGTGCTGACCGTCAGCCGGATGCGCCCCGATGGCCTAGGCCTGTTCGGGGATGAAGTGCTGGTGTTCGATGGCCACGACAAGCATCCTACCATCGAAGGCCCGAAGTTCTACAGGCGCCACGGCTACTACTACATTTTCGCGCCGGGTGGCGGTGTAGCTACGGGCTGGCAGGTGGTGTTGCGCTCCAAAAACGTGTTCGGCCCCTACGAAGACCGCGTAGTGATGGACCAGGGCAAAACCCCCATCAACGGCCCGCACCAAGGCGCCTGGGTAGATACACCCGATGGCAAGCAGGATTGGTTTCTGCATTTTCAGGACCAGGGCCCCTACGGCCGCGTGGTGCATCTGCAGCCGATGGCGTGGAAAAACGACTGGCCCGTGGTTGGCGAAGACCCCGATGGCGATGGCAAAGGCCAACCGGTGCTCACCCACCTCAAACCCGCCGTGCCCGGCAAACCTCAGCCGCTGGCCACCCCTAGCACTTCCGACGAGTTCAGTACGAACGCGCTAGGCCTACAGTGGCAATGGCACGCTAACCCGCAGGTGGGGTGGTCGTTTCTGAACGGGAACGAGGGCTTTCTGCGCCTCTACTCGGTCCCGCTGCCCGAGGGCTACAAAAACCTCTGGCAGGTACCGAATCTGCTGCTGCAGAAACTGCCCGCCGACCGGTTTACTGCTACCACTAAAGTTAGCTTCACGCCACGCTTTGAAGGCGAAAAAACCGGCTTGGTCATGATGGGGTTGGACTACGCCTATCTCTCGCTCATCAGTCAGGGTGGCAAAGTGCTACTAGGCCAGTCGGTGTGCCGGAATGCCGATAAGCAAGGCGTAGAAACCAGTTCCGCAGTAGTAGAAGTGCCTGCTAAGCAGCCGGTGTATTTGCGTGTGCAGGTGCTGCCCGGGGCGAATTGCCAGTTCAGCTACAGTCTGGATGGAGAAAAATTTCAACCGTTAGGTCCTGAATTCACGGCCCGGGAAGGCAAGTGGATTGGAGCCAAAGTGGGCCTGTTCTGCACCCGCGCCAGCCAAACCAACGACGCCGGCGCCGCCGACTTCGATTGGTTCCGGATAGAGTAG
- the kduI gene encoding 5-dehydro-4-deoxy-D-glucuronate isomerase, which translates to MTQRYAISPRETAGLNTAQLRENFLIETLFVVDSLELVYTHYDRMIVGGAVPATTAISLPNPEDLKAEYFLQRRELGILNIGQAGTVTVDGVAYELGEQDCLYVGKESKEVVFASADAASPAKFYLLSAPAHKVYPTTRMTQAEATPVQMGAPETANERTIYKYIYLQGLQSCQLVMGLTQLKSGSVWNTMPSHVHDRRMEAYLYFNLPENQRVLHMMGQPDETRPLWVSNEQAILSPPWSIHTGCGTSNYTFIWGMAGENLEYTDMDAVSIHDLK; encoded by the coding sequence ATGACCCAACGATATGCTATTAGCCCACGCGAAACGGCGGGCCTGAATACTGCTCAATTGCGGGAAAACTTCCTGATCGAAACGCTTTTTGTGGTTGATTCGCTGGAACTGGTATACACTCATTATGACCGTATGATTGTGGGAGGAGCTGTGCCTGCCACGACGGCTATTTCGCTGCCGAATCCGGAGGACCTCAAGGCCGAGTATTTCCTGCAGCGCCGCGAGCTGGGCATCCTCAATATTGGCCAAGCAGGCACCGTTACGGTAGATGGAGTGGCCTACGAGCTAGGCGAGCAGGACTGCCTGTATGTGGGGAAAGAGTCGAAGGAAGTAGTGTTTGCCAGCGCCGACGCGGCCAGTCCGGCTAAGTTTTACCTGCTCTCCGCTCCGGCGCATAAAGTATACCCCACCACGCGCATGACGCAGGCTGAGGCCACGCCCGTGCAAATGGGTGCGCCCGAAACGGCCAATGAGCGCACCATCTACAAGTACATTTACCTGCAAGGGCTGCAAAGCTGCCAGTTGGTGATGGGTCTTACGCAACTCAAGTCCGGCAGCGTCTGGAACACCATGCCCTCGCACGTGCACGACCGGCGGATGGAAGCCTACCTGTACTTCAACCTACCCGAAAACCAGCGTGTGCTGCACATGATGGGCCAACCCGACGAAACGCGCCCCCTGTGGGTAAGCAACGAGCAGGCTATCCTGTCGCCGCCGTGGTCGATTCATACGGGCTGTGGCACCAGCAACTACACCTTCATCTGGGGAATGGCCGGCGAAAACCTGGAATACACGGATATGGATGCCGTGAGCATTCACGACCTGAAATAA